Proteins encoded together in one Ciona intestinalis chromosome 1, KH, whole genome shotgun sequence window:
- the LOC100181294 gene encoding intraflagellar transport protein 88 homolog: MSGLANVRLASEDGNDDLYGGFNDYNPIFDTKNLGEDEGFVQAVKTSHGRRPPMTALRGAGGFAKPPMGTAAGLRANLASSVGRVPSDSDIGARPMTSVSGAGFSSAPKRGVFGGSAFDPLNQATRGIAGVAQPLDGLEEETAEMKIKAMERAIGELIEESAIANNKGDFLTAKQKAIDAGKKERQLVRHREQAGLSEGISLELTFSVLFNLACQYEANEMYPEAINTYNVIVKNKMFSNSGRIKVNIGNIYFKQGQLAKAIKYYRMALDQVQTSHKETRIRIMQNIGAVFVKMGQYNDAVTSYEHIMSEKPDFQSGLNLILCYFALGDKDKMSKAFLKLLSVNLGIEDEDKYTVSTDNAQESVFLDAIRNDSLRQLERSRKLIAERCILAAAKIIAPSIESSFSEGFDWCVEQVKASPYHDLANDLEIHKALMYLKERDFNQAVSILKTFEKKDTHVKSQAATNLSFIYFLQGNAENAKRYADAAVKADRFNATSLTNKANCLYREGDAEGAVTLYKEALENDSSCHEALYNLGLVNKSLGRLDDSLDSFMKLHNIVRNSAQVMFQIASLYEMMEDGTQAMEWLMQCVGIVPTDASVMSRMADICENEDNGDRTQAFAYRMDSYRLFPADIDTVEWLGGYYVESQFSEKAIKYFERAAVIQPNEVKWQLMVASCYRRSGNYQGAFEKYKQIHGKFPDNIECLKYLNRLCSDLGLNKELQEFANKLRKAEKNHEAKAQRAESASKRGKSLKAPDSADSSGGSRGNSASGGGSARQRRVISEINIQENGRKNIDASYSDPLGPAVERPKTAARSRTDNNDDFDDVEIDDNLLPD, from the exons atgtCCGGGCTTGCCAATGTTCGGTTGGCATCTGAAGATGGAAATGATGATTTGTACGGAGGTTTTAACGACTATAACCCTATTTTTGACACTAAAAACCTGGGAGAGGACGAAGGGTTTGTGCAAGCTGTAAAAACCAGCCATGGGAGAAGACCCCCGATGACTGCTTTGCGTGGGGCTGGGGGTTTTGCTAAACCCCCTATGGGTACGGCAGCTGGTTTAAGAGCGAATCTAGCTTCTTCTGTAGGAAGAGTGCCAAGTGATTCCGATATCGGGGCACGTCCAATGACCTCGGTCAGTGGGGCTGGGTTTTCGTCTGCCCCAAAACGTGGGGTTTTTGGAGGGAGTGCGTTTGACCCATTAAACCAAGCTACGAGGGGGATCGCAGGGGTTGCGCAACCTCTTGATGGATTGGAAGAGGAAACAGCGGAAATGAAGATCAAAGCCATGGAGAGAGCAATAGGGGAGCTAATAGAAGAAAGTGCGATTGCTAATAATAAAGGTGACTTCTTGACTGCAAAGCAAAAAGCTATAGATGCCGGGAAAAAAGAGCGACAGTTGGTTCGGCATAGAGAACAAGCTGGGTTAAGTGAAGGAATAAGTTTAGAGCTGACTTTTTCAGTTCTGTTTAATCTTGCTTGTCAATATGAAGCAAATGAGATGTACCCTGAAGCAATTAACACGTAcaatgttattgttaaaaataaaatgttcagCAATTCTGGGAGAATTAAAGTTAACATTGGGAACATTTATTTCAAGCAGGGACAGCTGGCGAAGGCTATCAAGTATTACAGGATGGCCTTGGATCAAGTGCAAACGAGTCATAAAGAAACCAGGATTCGAATAATGCAGAATATTGGTGCAGTGTTCGTGAAGATGGGCCAATATAATGATGCTGTTACATCATATGAGCATATTATGAGCGAAAAACCCGACTTTCAAAGCGGTTTGAACTTGattttatgttactttgcttTGGGGGATAAGGATAAGATGAGCAAAGCTTTCTTGAAGCTGCTGTCAGTTAACCTGGGCATCGAAGATGAGGACAAATACACTGTGAGTACGGATAACGCACAGGAGAGTGTGTTTCTGGATGCGATTCGAAACGACTCATTACGACAACTGGAAAGAAGCCGAAAACTGATCGCGGAGAGATGTATTTTGGCAGCTGCGAAAATCATAGCTCCTTCCATTGAGAGTTCGTTCTCCGAAGGATTTGATTGGTGCGTGGAACAAGTAAAAGCGTCCCCTTACCACGATCTGGCCAATGATCTTGAAATCCATAAAGCGCTTATGTACCTCAAAGAAAGGGACTTTAACCAGGCTGTGAGTATTCTGAAGACATTTGAGAAAAAAGACACACATGTTAAATCACAGGCTGCAACAAATTTGTCGTTCATTTATTTCCTACAAGGAAACGCCGAAAACGCAAAGCGATATGCTGATGCTGCTGTTAAAGCTGACAGGTTTAACGCAACTTCCCTCACAAACAAAGCAAACTGCTTATACAGGGAAGGGGACGCAGAAGGAGCTGTTACTTTGTATAAAGAAGCATTGGAAAACGATTCCTCGTGCCATGAAGCTCTGTATAATCTAGGGCTGGTGAACAAATCACTCGGCAGACTTGATGATTCTCTTGATAGCTTTATGAAGTTACATAACATTGTGAGAAACAGCGCACAGGTTATGTTCCAAATCGCCTCCTTATATGAAATgatggaagatgggacgcaaGCGATGGAATGGCTCATGCAGTGTGTGGGAATTGTGCCAACAG ATGCGAGTGTAATGTCGCGAATGGCTGATATTTGTGAGAATGAAGACAATGGAGATCGCACACAAGCGTTCGCCTATCGAATGGACTCCTACCGTCTCTTTCCTGCTGATATAGATACAGTAGAATGGCTTGGCGGGTATTATGTGGAATCTCAGTTCTCTGAAAAAGCGATAAAGTATTTTGAAAGAGCTGCTGTGATACAACCAAATGAG GTGAAATGGCAATTAATGGTAGCCAGTTGTTATAGAAGAAGTGGAAACTATCAAGGTGCTTTcgaaaaatacaaacaaattcatGGAAAATTTCCCGACAACATTGAATGTTTGAAATATCTCAACAGATTGTGTTCAGACCTGggattaaacaaagaactacaG GAGTTCGCAAACAAATTGAGAAAAGCTGAAAAGAATCACGAAGCAAAAGCCCAGCGTGCTGAAAGCGCTTCAAAACGTGGGAAAAGTCTCAAAGCACCTG